A genomic region of Dreissena polymorpha isolate Duluth1 chromosome 4, UMN_Dpol_1.0, whole genome shotgun sequence contains the following coding sequences:
- the LOC127879705 gene encoding uncharacterized protein LOC127879705: protein MAEPDPVTEKKVQQYTTLYAKDVPGAVLPQLQPERCKVTELRIWLKCRGQAVKSNETKAELCLRVKKFSDNQDNILIVDPYPDQPFAAKQKSSCMNCQGQSTVSTAEEHLNLEECTWTQSTRPIFKDFSYMNILEWTKSSGKGSKLGVEKPIQRGYVFFHDGYVFDTWTSERNSSTIVRCKCFRSMKNR, encoded by the exons ATGGCTGAACCAGATCCTGTAACAGAAAAGAAAGTACAACAGTACACGACT ctGTATGCCAAGGATGTCCCTGGCGCTGTTTTACCGCAACTTCAACCAGAAAGATGCAAAGTTACAGAGTTGCGAATATGGTTGAAATGCCGGGGACAAGCTGTGAAATCGAATGAGACAAAAGCCGAACTTTGCTTGAG GGTAAAGAAATTCAGTGACAACCAGGATAACATCCTAATTGTTGATCCTTATCCAGACCAGCCATTTGCAGCTAAGCAGAAGTCGTCCTGTATGAACTGTCAAGGACAATCAACAGTGTCAACAGCGGAAGAACATCTTAATTTGGAAGAATGCACATGGACCCAAAGCACCAGACCGATCTTCAAAGACTTTTCGTACATGAACATTCTGGAATGGACCAAAAGTTCTGGTAAAGGTTCAAAACTGGGTGTTGAAAAGCCTATTCAACGAGGCTATGTGTTTTTTCATGACGGTTATGTATTCGACACATGGACATCTGAACGTAACAGTTCAACAATTGTTAGATGCAAGTGTTTCCGCTCCATGAAAAACCGGTAA